A stretch of DNA from Bacteroidales bacterium:
TATTCTCGGGCAAGTTGAATTTAAGTTACTAGATACTGAACGTAACGTAATTTTTAATAATGCTGACCATAACTATATTGATAGTTGGGATTTTGTTTCTTCATCTACTCAGCAATTGATTGTTGAAGTTACTATTCCTGAATCAAATTCCGGTGGTTCGACTGTTGTAAGTGGATGTGTTTCTATTTTAGTGGGATTTTTAAGTACCGAATAAAATTATCCAAACTTCTACTTAAACTGTTCATCTGTAGCATTTCAGAAGAACAACAGATAAATATCAAAAATATACAAATGCTTAACAAAGATTTATTCAGGAAAATATCCTTTCATTATTCCACGCTTTGAATTTCGTATAAATAAAATTATTTCGTCTCTTTCTTTTGTTGCAGGCATTTCTGCTTCAATAAAATCTAATGCCTGTAAATTATTATATCCTTTCATATAAAGTATTCTGTATATTTCCTGAATTTCGTTTATTTTTTGGCTTGTAAAATTTCTTCTTCTTAGTCCTATTGAATTTATTCCAACAAAAGATAAAGGTTCTCTTGCTCCTTTAATAAACGGAGGAACATCTTTTCTTACCAAGCATCCTCCTGATATCATCACATGAGATCCTATATGAACAAATTGATGAAGTGCTGTCAATCCTCCAATTATTGCATAATCGTCAATTGTTACTTCTCCTGCAATCTGAACACTATTTACTAAAATAACATTATTTTTAATCTCGCTATCATGAGCAACATGAACATAAGCCATTAAAAGACAATTTTCACCAATTGTTGTTTTGCCACGAGTTTTTGTGCCTCTGTTAATAGTAACAAATTCTCTAACAATAGTATTATCCCCTATTTCAACAGTAGAGTCTTCTCCATCAAATTTTAAATCTTGAGGAACAGCCGATATAACAGATCCCGGGAAAATTTTACAATTTTTCCCGATTCTGGCTCCCTCTAAAATTGTTGCATTAGAACCAATTTGGGTACCTTCTCCTATTATAACATTTTTATCAATTGTAACAAATGGTTCAATAACAACATTGTCAGCAATTTTTGCTTGAGGATGAACGTAAGCTAATGGTTGTTTCATTTTTTTTCTTTTTTAATTATTTGCGCCGTTAATTCAGCTTCCATAACAATATTATTTCCAACATATGCTCGTCCGAACATATTTGCAATCCCCCTGCGAATTGGTGATATTAAATCTAATCTGAACAACACTGTATCACCTGGAACAACAGATTTTCGGAACTTAACCTTATCAATTTTCAGGAAATAAGTAAGATAATTTTCAGGATCAGGAACTATATTAAGAACTAAAATCCCACCAACTTGAGCCATTGCCTCTACCTGTAAAACACCTGGCATAATTGGTTGATTAGGAAAATGTCCAACAAAAAATCCTTCA
This window harbors:
- the lpxA gene encoding acyl-ACP--UDP-N-acetylglucosamine O-acyltransferase, with protein sequence MKQPLAYVHPQAKIADNVVIEPFVTIDKNVIIGEGTQIGSNATILEGARIGKNCKIFPGSVISAVPQDLKFDGEDSTVEIGDNTIVREFVTINRGTKTRGKTTIGENCLLMAYVHVAHDSEIKNNVILVNSVQIAGEVTIDDYAIIGGLTALHQFVHIGSHVMISGGCLVRKDVPPFIKGAREPLSFVGINSIGLRRRNFTSQKINEIQEIYRILYMKGYNNLQALDFIEAEMPATKERDEIILFIRNSKRGIMKGYFPE